The stretch of DNA GCCGCCGACCAGCTCGACCAGCACACCGATACGGGTACCGTGCAGATAGCTCGCCACCCAGCCGTCCTGGCTGCTCAGCCGCTCGAAGCGGCGAACGTTGATGTTCTCGCCGATCTTGGCGATCATCTCCCGACGCGCCTGCTCCACCGGGGTGCCGTCCGCCATCGGCCCGGCAAGGAATTCTTCGACGCTCGTCGCCGAGGAAACCAGAGCCGCAGCGGCGACATCGTCGGCGAACTTGACGAAATCGTCGCCCTTGGCGACGAAGTCGGTTTCGCAGTTGACCTCGACGATCGCCGCGGTCTTGCCGTCCGCGCTCACCTTGACGCAGACGCGGCCTTCGGCGGCGGTGCGGCCGGATTTCTTGTCGGCCTTGGCCAGCCCCTGCTTTCTCATCAGCTCGACCGCGGCGTCCAGATCGCCGCCGGTTTCCGTCAGTGCCTTCTTGCACTCCATCATGCCGGAGCCGGTGCGTTCACGCAGCTCCTTCACCATCCCCGCAGTAATGCTCATTACAGCCAACCTCTCGAAATAAAAAACCGTTAATCAATCTCAAAAAAACGCCTCCGGGCGGAGGCGCTTTTCACGACACTGCCGGGTGCGGGCTTTCAGCCTCCCAGGCTCTCGCCCGTGGCCCCCTGTTCCGCTTCCGGCTCCATTTCCACGAATTCGTCCGCAGCCGCCGTACCGAAATCCACGCCGGATGCCTTGCCCCGCAAAATCGCCGTCGCGGCGCTCTGGGCATACAACTGGACCGCGCGGATCGAGTCGTCGTTGCCCGGTATCACGTAGTCGATTCCGAAGGGGTTATTGTTGGTGTCCACCACGCCAACGACCGGGATGCCCAGCTTGCGCGCTTCGCTGACGGCGTTCTTCTCGTAGCCCGTATCGATGATGAACATCACGTCCGGGAGGCGGTCCATGTCGCCGATGCCGCCCACGTTGCACTCCAGCTTTTCCAGCTCGCGCATCATGCCGAGCGCTTCCTTCTTGCTGAAACGGTTGAGACGGCCATCGTCGCGCATGGCCCGCAGATCCTTCATCCTGGCGATAGATGCCTTGATGGTCTTGAAATTGGTCAGCATGCCGCCCAGCCAGCGGTGATTGACATAGGGCATGCCACAGCGCACGGCTTCTTCCTCGATGACCTTGCGCATGGTCTTCTTGGTGCCCACGAACAGAATCTTACCGCGGTTGGCGGCGACCTGTTCCAGGTATTTCATGGCATCATTGAACAGCGGCAGCGTCTTTTCCAGATTGATGATATGGATGTTGCTGCGCGCGCCGAAGATGAAAGGGGCCATCTTCGGGTTCCAATAGCGCGTCTGATGTCCGAAGTGGACGCCCGCTTCGAGCATCTGACGCATGGTAACTGAGGTCATCGATTTCTCCGTAAATGTCTTGCCGGGCTGGCAAAGCCCGGCGGTCGGGTTGCGCCTCCACGCACCCCGGCCGGCGACCGCCCTTTCGGGACGGCACCCCACCGGCCGTGACGATGCGTGTGTGGTGTGTTGCCAAATAAAGCTGTGCTTTATACCATAGTGACATTGTTTGAACAATCAGCTCTCCCGCCCGCCACGGACCGGGAGCCCTCCCGTTTCCGTCGTAATTTCATGAGCATCAGCATCAAGAGCGCCGAGGAAGTCGAAGGCATGCGCGTGGCCTGCCGCTTGGCCGCCGAAGTCCTGGACATGATCGCGCCCCACGTCAAGGCCGGCATCACCACCGAAGAAATCGACCGGATCTGCCACGACTTCATCGTCGACGCGCAGCACGCCATTCCCGCCCCGCTGAATTACAAGGGATTCCCGAAGTCGATCTGCACTTCGGTCAACCATGTGATCTGCCACGGTATTCCCGGCCCCAAGAAGCTGAAGAACGGCGACATCGTCAACATCGACATCACGGTCATCAAGGACGGCTTCCACGGGGATACCAGCAAGATGTTCCTGGTCGGCCAGGTCAAGCCCTATGCCCGGCAGCTGGTCACAGTCACCCAGGAGGCGATGTATCTGGGCATCCGGGAGGTCAGGCCCGGCGCCGCCCTCAACCGGATCGGCGCGGCCATCGAACGGCATGCCAGCCAACACAACTATTCCGTGGTCCGGGAGTTCTGCGGCCACGGCATCGGCCGGGAATTCCACGAAGAGCCGCAGGTGCTCCACTATTTCGAACCGAAACTGGACATCCGGCTGGAAGCGGGGATGATTTTCACCATCGAGCCGATGATCAACCAGGGCAAGCGGCACGTGCAGATGCTGTCCGATGGCTGGACCGCTGTCACCAAGGATCACAAGCTCTCGGCGCAATGGGAGCACACCGTGCTGGTGACGCCGACGGGCTACGAAGTGCTTACGCTGCGGCAAGAGGAAGATTTTGGGCGAACCGAACTCGGATAAGCCGCACGACCTCTCTGCGCCCGACCCGATCTCGGCCCGCAAGGCGCAGATCCAGCACAACACCGCCGAACTGGCCGAGCGGTTCCGGTCCGGCGTCCCCGTCGCGGAGCTGATTCGCGAACGCACCTCGTTCATCGACCTGTTGCTCGCCGACGCTTGGAACCGGCGCCTCGGGCCGCATGCCGCCGGGGTCGCTCTGGTGGCAGTCGGAGGTTACGGACGCGGCGAGTTGCTGCCGCATTCCGACATCGACCTGCTCGTGCTGCTCGATGATGCCGCGGCACCGTCGTGCCAGCAGGAACTGTCCGATTTCCTGCGCTTTCTGTGGGATATCGGGCTGAAACCGGGGCACAGCGTCCGCACCGTCGCCGAATGCGCGGAAGAAGCCCGCGCCGACCAGACCGTCATCACCAATCTCCTGGAAGCCCGTGTGCTGGCCGGCTCGGCAGCGCTGTGGGAAACGGTGAAGAGCAAGATCGCCCCGGAACACATGTGGTCTTCCGCCGCGTTCTTCGAGGCCAAGATGGCCGAGCAGCGGGTGCGCTACGCCAAGTACCACAACACGGCCTACAACCTCGAACCCAACGTCAAGGAAGGCCCGGGCGGCCTGCGCGACATCCAGCTCATCGGCTGGATCATCCGCCGCCACAGCGACGCGCAGGGACTGCAGGATCTGGTCGCATACGGCTGGCTGACCGACGCCGAATACCGGGAACTGAAGGAGGCCCAGGAATTCCTCTGGCGAATCCGCTTCGCGCTGCACGTCCTCACCGGCCGTTGCGAAGACCGGCTGCTGTTCGATTACCAGCGCGAACTTGCCGGGCTTTTCGGCTACCGGGGCGACACCAGCAATGAGGTCGTCGAAGGCTTCATGCAGGACTACTTCCGCACCGTCACCGGAGTGGAGCGCCTGAACGAGCTGCTGCTGCAGCTGTTCAACGAGGCCGTGCTGCATCGCGCGGAAGAGTTCTCGCCCACCCCCGTCAACGACCATTTCCAGGCGGTCAACGATTACCTGGAAGCCGTGCGCCCCGAGGTTTTCCGCGAGCACCCACTCGCCCTGCTACAAGTCTTCCTGATCCTGCAGAAAAACAGCACGCTGGAAGGAATCCGCGCCGCCACCATTCGCCTCATCCGCCAGCACATCCATCTGATCGACGATGCCTTCCGCAACGATCCGGAAGCCTGCCGGCTGTTCATGGCCATTCTGCGGCAGCCGGGCGGCATCACCCACCAGTTGCGGCGGATGAACCGCTACGGCGTGCTTGCCGCCTACCTGCCCGAATTCGGCCGGGTCGTCGGCCGCATGCAGTACGACCTGTTCCATGTCTACACGGTGGACGAGCACACGCTGTTCGTGGTCCGCAACCTGCGGCGTTTCGCCCTGGAGGAGTTCCGGCACGAAAATCCGCTGTGCTACGAACTGTTCCAGCTCATCGAAAAACCCGAGCTGCTCTATATCGCCGCGCTGATGCACGACATCGCCAAAGGCTCGGGCGGCGACCATTCGGAAGTGGGCGAGAAAGTCGCGGAGGAATTCTGCCGGCGCCACCAGATCGGGTCACGAGAAACCCAGCTGGTGAAATGGCTGGTGCGGCACCATCTGGTGATGTCGATGACGGCGCAGCGCAAGGACCTGAGCGACCCGGAAGTCATCCACGAATTCGCCCGGATCGTGCGCAACCAGAACACGCTGAATCATCTTTATCTGCTCACCATCGCCGACATACGCGCCACCAATCCATCCCTGTGGAATTCCTGGAAGGGCGCCCTGCTGCAGGAACTTTATACCAGCACCAGCTGGACCCTGCGGCGCGGACTCGATACGCCCCCGGACTATGCCGAACAGATATCTGCCGCCAAGGATGAAGCGCGGGCGCTGCTCCACCGCTTCGGCCTGGCCGAGGACGCCATCACCGCAGTATGGGAAAACAATGGCGACGATTATTTCCTGCGCTTCCTGCCCGAGGAAATCGCCTGGCACACCACCGCCATCGCCGCCTGCCGGCCGGAACATCTGCCGCTGGTCCTGCTGCGTCCGGAAAGCCTGCGCGGCAGTGCCGAAGTGTTGATCTACGACCGCAACCGCGACTTCCTGTTCGCCCAGAGTACCGCCGTGCTCGACCAACTCGGCCTCACCGTGCTGGACGCCAAGATCATCGCCTCGCGGCAGGGATTCGCGCTGCTCAGCTTCAATGTGCTGGAACAGTCCGGCACCGCGCCCGAAGGGCTGTTCCGGCTCGCCCAGATCTGCGGCCGGCTGAAGGAGGTGCTGAGCGGCGGCAGCGCCCCGCCGCCGGTCAGCCGTCTGGCCGCCCGCCAGATCCGGCATTTCACCGTGCCAACCAAGGTGTTCTTCCACGACGACCCGCAGAACCGGTTCAGCATCCTCGAACTGATCGCCACCGATCGCCCCGGCTTGCTGTCCAAGGTTGGCCAGGCTTTCATGCAGAAAGGCATACGCCTGCACAATGCTAAAATTTCCACCATCGGCAGCCGCGCCGAAGACATTTTTTTCATCACCGACCGGGAAGACCGGCCGCTGAGCGATGAAGCCGACCGGTCGGCCCTGCGGCAGGCGCTGATAGATTTCGTGGGCGACCACTGACAGCGGCAGTACGCTGCCGGCACCACAAGCAGGAGAATCCGCATGACCATCGCAACACCGCTGGTGGACAACTGGTACGAAGAGCGGGAAACCGGCCGGCAATTTAGGATCGTGGCCCTGGACGATGCCGGCGACACCATCGAGATCCAGTATCTGGAGGGAGAGCTGAGCGAGTTGGACCGAACTTCTTGGGACCAGGCTTCGATCGTGGAGATCGAAGCCCCGGAAGACTGGAGCGCGCCTTTCGACGATGTGGAAATAGACGATCTGGGCTACAGCGATCCTGATCTGCACCTGCCCGACACGGACGATCTGACGCTGGACGACGTGCTGGAAGACGAGGACAAAGAGCCTTACTGAGGGCGAATTACGCAGGAAACGGGCGATAGCGGTCCAGCAGCCCCAGATCCTCCGCCGCCGCCCTGCAGGTGATGTAGCCATCGTAGGCGTTCACGGCCTTGGCCAGTCCCGGATCGGCCCGCAGGCAGGCCTCGCCTTCGTTGGCCAGGCGTAGCACATAAGGCAGGGTCGCGTCGGTCAGCGCCAGGGTCGAAGTGCGCGGATACGCCCCCGGCATGTTGGTCACGCAATAATGGATCACGCCGTGCTCGACGTAGACAGGATGGGAATGCGAGGTCGGCCTGGACGTCTCCACGCAACCGCCCTGGTCGATGCTGACGTCGACGATCACCGATCCCATCGGCATCGACCTCACCATGGCGTCGGTCACGACGTAATCGGCACGAGCGCCCGGCTGCAGCACCGCCCCTACCACCAGATCGGCGTCGCGCACGGTCTCGGCCAGGCGCGCACTGTCCGAGAGGAAGAACGCCAGGCCCGGAGCGCGCCGGCACAGGGCTTCGCCCTTCGCCGGCACCAGCCCCATGACCTGGACATTGGCGCCCATGCCCCACGCGGTCAGGGCGGCGTGCGAGCCGACCACGCCGTCGCCGATCACCACGACCTTGCCGTGGCGCACGCCCATGACCTCGCCGAGCTGGACACCTCGGCCGCCGTTGAAGCGCGCCAGATAATAAGCGCCGACCTGGGCGGCCATGTTGCCCGCCACCGCGCTCATCGGCGCGAGCAGCGGCAGGCGCCCTTGCTCGTCTTCCAGAGTCTCGTAGGCCACCGCCGTGGTCCCGCGGTCCAGCAATACCCGGGTCAGGCCGGGATCGACGCCGGCCAGGTGGAAGAACGTGAACACCATCTGCCGCTTGAGGTAAGGGTATTCCGACGGCACCGGCTCCTTCACCTTGACCACGAGGTCCGCGGCCCAAGCGTCGGCCGCATCGCCGAGCCGCGCTCCCGCTGCCAGATATTCCTCGTCGGCGAATCCCGAGCCGACACCGGCCGAGATCTCCACGAGCACTTCGTGCCCGGCCCGCACCAGGGCCGCGACCCCTTGCGGGGTGACGGCGATGCGGTTCTCCAGGTCCTTGATTTCCTTGGGTACACCGATTTTCATGAGAAAAGGTAACTGCGTATTTCCTGTTCGGTCTTCTGCACCAGGTTCTTGTCCAGGGTCTTGCTGACCAGCTTGGCGGTGGGACCGCTCAAAGCCTGGCGCAGCAGACCGAGAAACTCGGGCGCCGCGATCAGGATGAGCGAGAGGCATTCGCCATTGACCCGCGCCTGTTCGAGGCGTTCGGCCACCCGCTTGGCGAACACCTGGGCCTCGTGCTGCTTGGCATCCTGCGGCTTTTCGTAGTCGTGGCGCCCCTCGGTCGAACTGTTCAGCATCCGGCCAGGCCGGTCGGAAGTCAGATCCTGCTCTTTGGCTCGACCCTCCACATGCACCAGATCGTCGATTTCCTTGAGCGGATTCTGTCGATTGTCAATGGCGAAGATTCGCGCCCGGCTGCTCTCTGCGGCAACCACCCATGTCTTGAACATAGTTTCCTCCCTGTTCCGTTGGTGAATAAAGGGTGCAATTGCAAACGGATTGTTTCCGGCCATGGCCGGCTCCGCTTGCCTGCATTCTGCCACAAATGAGTCGTGGCGGAGTGCCTGCCGATACGCTAAAGCATGGCCGATGCAGCGTGCGCCGCCCCCAGCAGGGCCGGTTGGGGATGGACGGCCACCCTCACCCGCAGTCCGCCGAGCAGGGAGGAAAGCCTCCCTTTTGCGGTCAATCCGGCCATGAACTTCCCCGACTGCAGGACGGGCAGGATTTTGGGCGCAATGCCCCCGCCGACGATCACGCCGCCGAGCGCAAGCGACTTGAGGGCCAGATTCCCGGCCTCCGCCCCGTAGATCGCGGCGAACGAATCGAGCACCGCACAGCAAAGCGCGTCGCGCCGCTTCAGAGCCCATTCGGCGATGATCGGCGCGCGGTCGGGCGCGCGGGCCAGCGCCGCGTGCAGCGCCTCGCTTTCCGGAGCCACGCCGGCATGGCGAAGATAGTCGTAGAGGTTGGCCAGCCCCGATCCGGACAGTATCCGCTCATAGCTGACGTGCCCGCCAAAGCGGTCGCGCAGAAATGCCAGCAGCCCCTCTTCCAGCGGCCCGTTGGGTGCGAAATCGCTATGCCCGCCCTCGGTCGGCACTGCATGGTAACGCTCGCCGTCCCAGTAAAGGATCGCCTCCCCCAGCCCCGTCCCTGCTGCAATCACTGCGATGTTTCCGGGCTGCTGACGGGCGGCCTGGGCGTTCAAGTCGACCCAGTCGCCTTCGCCCAGCCGGTAGGCCATGCCCAGGGCCATGGCCTGGACGTCGTTCAGCAGGCGCACCTCGCTCACGCCGGTCGCCACCGCCAGCTCCCGCTCGGACAAGACCCACGGCAGATTGGTGATTTCGCAGCGGCCGCCGCTCACGGGGCCTGGAACCCCGAAACAGGCGACTTCGGGCTTCCCTCCGTTCTGCCTCTGCAGGAAGTCCGCCACGACCGCCTCCAGCGAGGCGTATTCCGCGCTCGCGAAAATCGCCTCGCTCAGGCTGACCAGCCTGTCGCCCCAGCAGTCGAACAGCCCCAGGACCGTCTTGGTCGCGCCGATGTCACCCGCCAGCAGCACCTTCTTCGCCCCGCCCAACGGATCAGTCCCCGGCGTAGTCGTGCACGGACTGAACGCTGTCGCCCGGTCCGAAACCGACGACGCTGTAGGCGTCCTTGCGTCCGCCCGTTTCCATCCCCGGCGTACCGGCCGGCATACCGGGCACGCTCAATCCGAGGAGCGGCGCCTTGGCATCCAGCAGCTTGCGGATATCCGCCGCCGGCACATGGCCCTCAATCCGGTAGCCGCCGATCACCGCCGTATGGCAGGAGGCCAGGTTCTCCGGCACGCCCAGCTCGCGCTTGACCGCCGCCATGTCGTCCTTGACGATGTCCTTGACGGCGAAACCGCTCGCCTGGATGTGTTCTACCCACCTCTTGCAACAGCCGCAGGTCGGGCTGCGGTAGACCGTTGCCTCGACCGGCGCCGGCTTTTCCTTGGCGGACAAAGGATAGGCGACACACAGTGCCAGCCCCCAAAATATCGTTCTGCGCATGGGAACCTCGATGTTTGGTTCATGGATCAGTCGCCGCCGTGCAAGGTGGCGACGATGGAGCGGGCGCCACCGTGCGTCCGGTGTTCGCCCAGGTAAATTCCCTGCCAGGTCCCCAAGGCCAGCCGGCCCTCCCGCACCGGAACGATCACGCTGCTGCCGACCAGAATGGCCTTGATGTGCGCCGGCATGTCGTCGTCCCCTTCCAGGGTATGGCGGTAATACGGCGCACCTTCGGGCACGTGGGCCTGGAGATGGGATTCGAGATCGCGCCGCACGTCGGCGTCGGCATTCTCGTTGATGGTCAGGGAAGCGGAAGTGTGCTGGATGAAGAAATGGGCGAGGCCCTGGCGAATCCGCTTGAGTTCGGGCAGGTGCTCCAGGAGTTCCGAGGTGATCAGATGAAATCCCCGTGAGCGAGGCC from Methylococcus geothermalis encodes:
- the tsf gene encoding translation elongation factor Ts → MSITAGMVKELRERTGSGMMECKKALTETGGDLDAAVELMRKQGLAKADKKSGRTAAEGRVCVKVSADGKTAAIVEVNCETDFVAKGDDFVKFADDVAAAALVSSATSVEEFLAGPMADGTPVEQARREMIAKIGENINVRRFERLSSQDGWVASYLHGTRIGVLVELVGGDAELGKDIAMHIAASKPLCCDEKGVPAEVIAKEKEIFSAQAQASGKPANIIEKMVEGRIGKFLGEITLVGQPFVKDPDQTVGKLLQSKNASVVRFVRFEVGEGIEKEATNFAEEVMAQVRAS
- the rpsB gene encoding 30S ribosomal protein S2, translated to MTSVTMRQMLEAGVHFGHQTRYWNPKMAPFIFGARSNIHIINLEKTLPLFNDAMKYLEQVAANRGKILFVGTKKTMRKVIEEEAVRCGMPYVNHRWLGGMLTNFKTIKASIARMKDLRAMRDDGRLNRFSKKEALGMMRELEKLECNVGGIGDMDRLPDVMFIIDTGYEKNAVSEARKLGIPVVGVVDTNNNPFGIDYVIPGNDDSIRAVQLYAQSAATAILRGKASGVDFGTAAADEFVEMEPEAEQGATGESLGG
- the map gene encoding type I methionyl aminopeptidase → MSISIKSAEEVEGMRVACRLAAEVLDMIAPHVKAGITTEEIDRICHDFIVDAQHAIPAPLNYKGFPKSICTSVNHVICHGIPGPKKLKNGDIVNIDITVIKDGFHGDTSKMFLVGQVKPYARQLVTVTQEAMYLGIREVRPGAALNRIGAAIERHASQHNYSVVREFCGHGIGREFHEEPQVLHYFEPKLDIRLEAGMIFTIEPMINQGKRHVQMLSDGWTAVTKDHKLSAQWEHTVLVTPTGYEVLTLRQEEDFGRTELG
- the glnD gene encoding [protein-PII] uridylyltransferase, whose product is MGEPNSDKPHDLSAPDPISARKAQIQHNTAELAERFRSGVPVAELIRERTSFIDLLLADAWNRRLGPHAAGVALVAVGGYGRGELLPHSDIDLLVLLDDAAAPSCQQELSDFLRFLWDIGLKPGHSVRTVAECAEEARADQTVITNLLEARVLAGSAALWETVKSKIAPEHMWSSAAFFEAKMAEQRVRYAKYHNTAYNLEPNVKEGPGGLRDIQLIGWIIRRHSDAQGLQDLVAYGWLTDAEYRELKEAQEFLWRIRFALHVLTGRCEDRLLFDYQRELAGLFGYRGDTSNEVVEGFMQDYFRTVTGVERLNELLLQLFNEAVLHRAEEFSPTPVNDHFQAVNDYLEAVRPEVFREHPLALLQVFLILQKNSTLEGIRAATIRLIRQHIHLIDDAFRNDPEACRLFMAILRQPGGITHQLRRMNRYGVLAAYLPEFGRVVGRMQYDLFHVYTVDEHTLFVVRNLRRFALEEFRHENPLCYELFQLIEKPELLYIAALMHDIAKGSGGDHSEVGEKVAEEFCRRHQIGSRETQLVKWLVRHHLVMSMTAQRKDLSDPEVIHEFARIVRNQNTLNHLYLLTIADIRATNPSLWNSWKGALLQELYTSTSWTLRRGLDTPPDYAEQISAAKDEARALLHRFGLAEDAITAVWENNGDDYFLRFLPEEIAWHTTAIAACRPEHLPLVLLRPESLRGSAEVLIYDRNRDFLFAQSTAVLDQLGLTVLDAKIIASRQGFALLSFNVLEQSGTAPEGLFRLAQICGRLKEVLSGGSAPPPVSRLAARQIRHFTVPTKVFFHDDPQNRFSILELIATDRPGLLSKVGQAFMQKGIRLHNAKISTIGSRAEDIFFITDREDRPLSDEADRSALRQALIDFVGDH
- a CDS encoding DUF6763 family protein; translation: MTIATPLVDNWYEERETGRQFRIVALDDAGDTIEIQYLEGELSELDRTSWDQASIVEIEAPEDWSAPFDDVEIDDLGYSDPDLHLPDTDDLTLDDVLEDEDKEPY
- the ald gene encoding alanine dehydrogenase, with the translated sequence MKIGVPKEIKDLENRIAVTPQGVAALVRAGHEVLVEISAGVGSGFADEEYLAAGARLGDAADAWAADLVVKVKEPVPSEYPYLKRQMVFTFFHLAGVDPGLTRVLLDRGTTAVAYETLEDEQGRLPLLAPMSAVAGNMAAQVGAYYLARFNGGRGVQLGEVMGVRHGKVVVIGDGVVGSHAALTAWGMGANVQVMGLVPAKGEALCRRAPGLAFFLSDSARLAETVRDADLVVGAVLQPGARADYVVTDAMVRSMPMGSVIVDVSIDQGGCVETSRPTSHSHPVYVEHGVIHYCVTNMPGAYPRTSTLALTDATLPYVLRLANEGEACLRADPGLAKAVNAYDGYITCRAAAEDLGLLDRYRPFPA
- a CDS encoding host attachment protein, which codes for MFKTWVVAAESSRARIFAIDNRQNPLKEIDDLVHVEGRAKEQDLTSDRPGRMLNSSTEGRHDYEKPQDAKQHEAQVFAKRVAERLEQARVNGECLSLILIAAPEFLGLLRQALSGPTAKLVSKTLDKNLVQKTEQEIRSYLFS
- the glk gene encoding glucokinase produces the protein MGGAKKVLLAGDIGATKTVLGLFDCWGDRLVSLSEAIFASAEYASLEAVVADFLQRQNGGKPEVACFGVPGPVSGGRCEITNLPWVLSERELAVATGVSEVRLLNDVQAMALGMAYRLGEGDWVDLNAQAARQQPGNIAVIAAGTGLGEAILYWDGERYHAVPTEGGHSDFAPNGPLEEGLLAFLRDRFGGHVSYERILSGSGLANLYDYLRHAGVAPESEALHAALARAPDRAPIIAEWALKRRDALCCAVLDSFAAIYGAEAGNLALKSLALGGVIVGGGIAPKILPVLQSGKFMAGLTAKGRLSSLLGGLRVRVAVHPQPALLGAAHAASAML
- a CDS encoding DUF411 domain-containing protein; its protein translation is MRRTIFWGLALCVAYPLSAKEKPAPVEATVYRSPTCGCCKRWVEHIQASGFAVKDIVKDDMAAVKRELGVPENLASCHTAVIGGYRIEGHVPAADIRKLLDAKAPLLGLSVPGMPAGTPGMETGGRKDAYSVVGFGPGDSVQSVHDYAGD
- a CDS encoding secondary thiamine-phosphate synthase enzyme YjbQ; amino-acid sequence: MWFQKTIVLRPRSRGFHLITSELLEHLPELKRIRQGLAHFFIQHTSASLTINENADADVRRDLESHLQAHVPEGAPYYRHTLEGDDDMPAHIKAILVGSSVIVPVREGRLALGTWQGIYLGEHRTHGGARSIVATLHGGD